The Verrucomicrobiia bacterium genome includes a window with the following:
- a CDS encoding protein phosphatase 2C domain-containing protein — protein MPLTVPNATKPLAATRLRVHATAFVISKDEAAPPDDSVTSETYPDGLFLAVLADGMGSARHGREAAQRVTSAFTTHFASRPRAWPLAKVLEEITRQLNRLLYQEGQARFGQSELGTTIVAALLDGNRLHVIHAGDSRCYLFRKGKLHQITQDHRDTNPGCEHHLIKALGMIGEITPDYSVHDLAKGDLVLLSSDGLSDVLKEDALTELLGKQSSARSLASTARERATLEQLDDISAVLVEVMETGACSDASESLPIAGQLKAGDLVDGFTLRRSFRESDRIWLASRAGNSYVLKFAPVEAATNEPLQAQFLREIWHATRLQAEYFPTAFLPDPCTYCYYAQEYLHAPNLRQYLKDHGDLAVEEAVRLGVFLLNAVQFLVRHDFVHGDLKPENIVVIGTGAEMRFKLIDLGSVAEVFSFNRRAGTPSYLAPERFHGAALSETTEIFAIGVTLYEALTGRLPFGEVEPFQTPVFRQVRPPSTTNHHIPQWLDMILLHSLAIEPKDRYLNYSEMLFDLEHPEKVRPFHQADTPLIQRDPLKFYKYGFYFLLITVIILLFMLLK, from the coding sequence ATGCCCCTTACCGTCCCCAATGCAACGAAGCCTCTGGCCGCCACCCGTCTGCGCGTCCACGCCACCGCCTTCGTCATCAGCAAAGACGAAGCCGCTCCGCCCGATGACTCCGTCACCTCGGAGACCTATCCCGATGGCCTCTTCCTCGCCGTCCTCGCCGATGGCATGGGTTCCGCCCGCCACGGTCGTGAAGCCGCACAACGCGTCACCAGCGCCTTCACCACCCATTTCGCCAGCCGCCCGCGCGCATGGCCGCTCGCGAAAGTGCTGGAAGAGATCACCCGCCAACTGAACCGCCTTCTGTATCAAGAAGGCCAGGCGCGCTTCGGACAATCCGAGCTGGGCACTACGATTGTCGCCGCCTTGCTCGATGGCAATCGCCTGCACGTCATCCACGCGGGTGATTCCCGTTGCTACCTCTTCCGCAAAGGTAAGCTACACCAGATCACCCAAGATCATCGCGATACCAATCCCGGCTGCGAACATCATCTCATCAAAGCCCTCGGCATGATCGGCGAGATCACCCCGGATTATTCCGTGCATGATCTCGCTAAAGGTGATCTCGTCCTGCTCAGCTCCGATGGTCTCAGTGACGTGTTGAAGGAAGATGCGCTGACTGAACTTCTTGGCAAACAATCCTCCGCCCGCAGTCTGGCCAGCACCGCCCGCGAACGCGCCACACTCGAGCAACTCGACGACATCTCCGCCGTGCTCGTAGAAGTGATGGAAACGGGCGCTTGCTCTGATGCCTCCGAATCCCTCCCCATCGCCGGACAATTAAAAGCCGGTGACCTTGTGGATGGCTTCACCCTGCGCCGCAGCTTCCGCGAGAGCGACCGCATCTGGCTTGCCTCCCGTGCTGGCAACTCCTACGTCCTTAAATTCGCCCCCGTCGAAGCCGCGACCAATGAGCCCTTGCAAGCCCAGTTCCTCCGCGAGATATGGCACGCCACGCGATTGCAGGCAGAATACTTTCCGACCGCCTTTCTGCCAGATCCCTGCACCTATTGTTACTACGCGCAGGAATATCTCCACGCCCCGAACCTCCGGCAGTATCTGAAAGACCATGGTGACTTGGCCGTGGAAGAAGCCGTTCGTTTGGGCGTCTTCCTGCTGAACGCAGTTCAGTTTCTCGTCCGCCATGATTTCGTTCATGGCGATCTTAAGCCAGAGAACATCGTCGTCATCGGCACCGGCGCGGAGATGCGTTTCAAACTCATCGACCTCGGCAGCGTCGCCGAAGTCTTCAGCTTCAACCGTCGCGCTGGCACTCCTAGTTATTTAGCTCCTGAACGCTTTCACGGAGCCGCCCTCAGTGAGACCACGGAGATCTTTGCGATCGGTGTCACATTATATGAAGCACTGACCGGCCGTTTACCCTTCGGCGAGGTGGAGCCGTTTCAAACTCCCGTGTTCCGCCAGGTGCGTCCTCCCTCTACCACCAACCATCATATCCCGCAGTGGTTGGACATGATATTGTTACATTCGCTCGCGATAGAGCCGAAAGACCGGTATCTCAATTACAGCGAGATGCTGTTTGATCTGGAACACCCTGAAAAAGTGCGTCCTTTCCATCAAGCCGACACGCCGCTGATCCAGCGCGACCCGTTGAAGTTCTATAAATACGGGTTCTATTTCCTTCTGATTACAGTGATTATCCTGCTTTTTATGCTTCTCAAGTAG
- a CDS encoding CmpA/NrtA family ABC transporter substrate-binding protein yields MKQKPTNSSLSRRKFLGVSAKGLTLGALFSGLPKGWVGSTYASDAPETPKLKCGIIALTDCSPFVVGSEKGFFKKYGVDVTIAKGANWAAIRDSLSSGDNQMTHMLIGMPIASTMGLLGSPKKPMIIPWLVNRNGQAISLKAELKGKVSNDPKALKPFVDKAKKLGEPMSFAMTFPPGTHAMWMRYYLAAGGINPDKDISLLTIPPAQMVANMKIGKMDGFCVGEPWNARSIADKIGFTSVTTQDIWKDHPEKVCAFTADFAAKNPKTVKAVLKGLHDTSVWLDDLNNRPEQCEIVSKPNFINCDKETILGRLQGKMDYGDGRTIQDEFYMHFSKRNCNFPQPSYAKWWLTQFRRWGMVTGKPDYDGVAKQVMRGDIYTEAMKEIGVTDRAQDDSGWEMFDGVKFDPKGDLEAYAKGFAVNNAKG; encoded by the coding sequence ATGAAACAGAAGCCAACCAACTCCTCACTCAGCCGCCGCAAATTCCTCGGTGTATCCGCCAAGGGCCTCACGCTCGGCGCCTTGTTCTCCGGCCTGCCCAAAGGCTGGGTCGGCAGCACCTACGCCAGTGATGCTCCGGAGACTCCAAAACTTAAATGCGGCATCATCGCCCTGACGGATTGCTCGCCATTCGTGGTCGGATCTGAAAAAGGCTTCTTCAAAAAGTATGGTGTGGACGTGACGATCGCGAAGGGTGCCAACTGGGCCGCCATCCGCGATTCACTTTCCTCCGGCGATAATCAGATGACGCACATGCTGATCGGCATGCCGATCGCCTCCACGATGGGCCTGCTCGGTTCCCCCAAGAAACCGATGATCATTCCTTGGCTGGTGAACCGTAATGGTCAGGCGATCTCGTTGAAGGCCGAGCTCAAAGGAAAGGTCAGCAACGATCCGAAAGCGTTGAAACCTTTTGTAGACAAGGCCAAGAAACTCGGTGAGCCGATGTCTTTCGCCATGACTTTCCCGCCTGGCACGCACGCCATGTGGATGCGCTACTACCTTGCTGCGGGCGGCATCAATCCTGACAAGGATATCTCACTTCTCACTATTCCGCCTGCACAGATGGTTGCCAACATGAAGATCGGTAAGATGGATGGCTTCTGCGTGGGTGAACCTTGGAACGCCCGTTCCATCGCGGACAAGATCGGTTTCACCTCTGTCACCACGCAAGATATCTGGAAGGATCACCCGGAGAAGGTCTGCGCCTTTACCGCCGATTTCGCGGCCAAGAATCCCAAGACCGTGAAGGCGGTGCTCAAAGGTCTGCACGACACCAGTGTGTGGCTGGATGATCTCAACAACCGTCCGGAACAATGCGAAATCGTCAGCAAGCCGAACTTCATCAACTGCGACAAGGAAACCATCCTCGGCCGCTTGCAGGGCAAGATGGACTACGGTGACGGCCGCACCATCCAGGATGAGTTCTACATGCACTTCAGCAAGCGCAACTGCAACTTCCCGCAGCCGTCCTACGCCAAGTGGTGGCTCACCCAGTTCCGCCGTTGGGGCATGGTCACGGGCAAGCCGGATTACGATGGCGTGGCCAAGCAAGTCATGCGCGGCGACATCTACACCGAGGCGATGAAGGAAATCGGTGTCACTGATCGCGCCCAAGATGATTCCGGTTGGGAGATGTTCGATGGCGTGAAGTTCGATCCAAAGGGTGATCTCGAAGCTTACGCCAAGGGCTTCGCTGTGAACAACGCGAAGGGCTGA
- the ntrB gene encoding nitrate ABC transporter permease: protein MKSFKLDWLILPIVGALLVIGAWHLAAGKKVVVKDAEGNVTSEERVGAIAALPNVKETWESSKPYVMEPFAKRGELDQGILRFTWLSLILVAKGYFLALIIGTPLGFFLGLSKSFTKMMDPIIQVLRPVSPLAWLPLGMVLFLGAGKNASDLAALFTIAICAMWPTVLNTAVGVRAIPQDYLNVAKVLKLSKWKTLTKVMIPATLPYMFTGFRLSLGIAWLVIVAAEMLTGRPGVGGFLWQQYNALIYEQIILCILTIGLVGFVLDRLMSVVERRFKTA, encoded by the coding sequence ATGAAATCATTTAAACTCGACTGGTTGATCTTGCCGATCGTCGGCGCTCTCCTCGTCATCGGTGCGTGGCACTTGGCGGCGGGCAAGAAAGTCGTCGTCAAAGACGCGGAAGGTAACGTGACTTCCGAAGAGCGCGTCGGAGCCATCGCCGCGCTGCCGAACGTCAAGGAGACGTGGGAATCCAGCAAGCCGTATGTGATGGAGCCCTTCGCCAAGCGCGGTGAACTCGATCAAGGCATCCTGCGCTTCACCTGGCTCTCACTGATCCTCGTGGCGAAAGGCTACTTCCTCGCGCTTATCATCGGCACGCCCTTGGGCTTCTTTCTCGGTTTGTCCAAGTCATTCACTAAGATGATGGACCCGATCATCCAGGTGTTGCGCCCGGTATCGCCGCTCGCATGGTTGCCGCTCGGTATGGTGCTTTTCCTCGGTGCGGGCAAGAACGCGAGTGATCTCGCTGCGCTCTTCACCATCGCCATCTGCGCCATGTGGCCCACGGTGCTGAACACCGCTGTGGGTGTGCGTGCCATCCCGCAAGATTACCTGAACGTCGCCAAGGTGCTGAAGCTCTCCAAGTGGAAGACGCTCACGAAGGTAATGATCCCCGCCACACTGCCTTACATGTTCACAGGTTTCCGCCTGAGCCTTGGTATCGCTTGGCTCGTGATCGTGGCCGCGGAGATGCTCACGGGTCGCCCGGGTGTCGGTGGTTTCCTCTGGCAGCAATACAACGCGCTCATCTATGAGCAGATCATCTTGTGCATCCTCACCATCGGTCTGGTCGGCTTCGTGCTCGACCGTCTGATGAGCGTTGTGGAACGCCGCTTCAAGACCGCCTAA